In the Leucoraja erinacea ecotype New England unplaced genomic scaffold, Leri_hhj_1 Leri_1240S, whole genome shotgun sequence genome, AATCCcaccagtctacccaacaccatttcctgcctaatgtggatttccctcacttcctccgtcaccccaaaaGAAGGTGGGTAAGCTCAGTGTTGATTGGCCCAAAAGATGGGTAGTGAGGGAAACTTTAATGCATAAGAATGTGATAGAGGTGTTTGACAGGAATTTTAGCAGATGGGGATATAAATATCTACAAATTGAGTTAAACAGTATAAATGGCAGTTTACAGGTAGGAACAGTGTTGGACGCACTGATTAACATTGATAACCACTGGAAGTAGCGCCGTTTCAAGTGTCTCCCCATAAAGGTTGACCCCACGTTCACCAAATAGACCTATATATGCAAGTGGACTATTTGCATACACTCAATGTTGCAACCTTTTGAGAAGTAAGGATAGAGTTTCTCAGATAATTTGTCCCTGAAAGTGTACAGATGTGACATGTCATCGGCATTGTACAGTGTCACCTGGCCAGCCTCATAGTTCAAGTACATGCCCAATCTCTGGGGTTTGACTGGAACAGGGAGAGCAGTACGTGGTGAAGACATAGTGGTATATTCCTCTCCCAGACGCCACAATACCCAGGCACCGGATTTTGGTTCCGGTGTGAACTCCGCTTTCCTCAGTACCGATGCTTTTaccactcccacactccacatgGTGTTCCTTCCGACCTCGACCTCCCAGTAGTGGCTCCCAGTATTGAAGCCCTGAGATGCCAGGACACCGTGCCACTGCACAAATCGCTCTAGTTTTTAAGGGACCTTCTGTTTAGCACCAGGTCTGATGGCTGTCAGGTCACTGGACAGGATGAGTCTCGGATGCGCAGTGTCCGGATTCAGCTTCAGTTTGATTGGGActgaagaaggaaaaaaaagtccGGATGGTGAATCCACGCGATTTGCCAATCAAACATTTTGACACATTCACTGGTTGGTCAATATACATTCATGCGCAATACACGAAAATGTAaacataaactgcagatgctggatatctaaAATAAAAGTGGGAAATGTTACAAGATGCTGTTTCCTTTTTGCTTAGTTCTGAACACATGCCACAGAATTGAAACATTATCTGTTGtatctttagattagtttagtttggagtatttgaggccagttcattgggtatatttaagaggaagttagatgtggcccttgtggctaaatgggacagggggtatggagagaaggcaggtacaggatactgagttggatgattagccatgatcatattggaaggcggtgcaggatcgaagggccgaatggcctactcctgcacagatgagcgtttgaaggtacTGGGCTGGTGCGcgatggtgtttagaaggatgaggggagactttATTGAAActgaccgaacagtgaaa is a window encoding:
- the LOC129715551 gene encoding zinc-binding protein A33-like, with protein sequence MKYEGKLSKNIKTDSKSCFRVPIKLKLNPDTAHPRLILSSDLTAIRPERFVQWHGVLASQGFNTGSHYWEVEVGRNTMWSVGVVKASVLRKAEFTPEPKSGAWVLWRLGEEYTTMSSPRTALPVPVKPQRLGMYLNYEAGQVTLYNADDMSHLYTFRDKLSEKLYPYFSKGCNIECMQIVHLHI